A window of the Mucilaginibacter sp. cycad4 genome harbors these coding sequences:
- the secY gene encoding preprotein translocase subunit SecY: MKKFFTTLSNIWKIEDLRVRIINTLLFLLIYRVGSFVVLPGVNAAVASTQKAEGLVGLLNMFAGGSFSRSSIFALGVMPYISASIVVQLLGIAVPYFTKLQKEGESGRNKLNQWTRYLTIGITFLQAIGYLKSQVAADARTIADPFTFIFLNTFVLTAGTLFVMWLGEKITDKGIGNGISLIIMVGIIAQLPGAFTTEFISRNGGAGGLIAFIVEIVGLIGVVMFTILIVQGTRKISVQYAKRIVGNKQYGGVRQYIPLKVNAAGVMPIIFAQALMFIPQTVSQFFPNVSSNGILIALANYNSWEHNLLFGILIILFTYFYTAITVNPNQMADDMKKNGGFIPGIKPGRTTAEFIDGVISKITLPGSVFLAIIAIIPALASLVGVSPIFARFFGGTSLIILVGVVLDTLQQIESHLLMRHYDGLMKTGRIKGRTAMPAAAGTSPTAI, from the coding sequence ATGAAGAAATTTTTCACCACATTATCCAATATCTGGAAAATCGAAGATCTGAGAGTGCGTATTATTAACACACTCTTATTTCTTTTAATATATCGTGTAGGCTCATTCGTGGTTTTACCGGGCGTTAACGCTGCGGTAGCATCAACCCAAAAGGCAGAAGGATTAGTAGGATTGCTGAATATGTTTGCAGGAGGATCGTTTTCACGTTCCTCTATTTTCGCGTTAGGTGTTATGCCTTACATTTCGGCTTCAATTGTGGTGCAACTGCTGGGTATTGCCGTTCCGTATTTTACCAAATTGCAAAAAGAAGGTGAAAGCGGACGCAACAAGCTTAACCAATGGACCCGCTACCTAACCATAGGTATTACCTTTTTACAGGCTATAGGTTACCTTAAATCGCAGGTTGCTGCCGATGCAAGGACTATTGCCGATCCTTTCACCTTCATCTTCCTTAACACTTTCGTGTTAACGGCAGGTACATTATTTGTAATGTGGTTAGGTGAAAAGATCACGGATAAAGGTATCGGTAATGGTATATCGCTCATCATTATGGTGGGTATCATTGCTCAGTTACCAGGCGCTTTTACAACCGAGTTCATTTCGCGTAATGGCGGTGCCGGTGGTTTGATCGCTTTCATTGTGGAGATCGTAGGTCTTATTGGTGTGGTAATGTTCACTATACTGATAGTACAGGGAACACGTAAAATTTCGGTACAGTACGCTAAACGTATTGTGGGTAACAAACAATATGGCGGTGTGCGCCAGTACATACCTTTAAAGGTAAATGCTGCCGGTGTAATGCCAATCATCTTTGCGCAGGCATTGATGTTTATCCCGCAAACAGTATCGCAGTTTTTCCCTAATGTATCATCAAACGGTATATTGATAGCTTTAGCTAACTATAACTCATGGGAGCATAACCTGTTGTTTGGGATCCTGATCATCCTGTTCACTTACTTCTATACGGCTATTACGGTTAATCCTAACCAAATGGCCGATGATATGAAGAAGAACGGTGGTTTTATCCCGGGCATCAAACCAGGCCGTACTACTGCCGAGTTTATTGATGGTGTAATTTCAAAGATAACTTTACCAGGATCAGTATTCCTGGCTATTATAGCAATCATCCCGGCATTGGCCAGTTTGGTTGGTGTATCTCCAATATTTGCAAGGTTCTTCGGCGGTACATCGCTGATCATCCTGGTGGGTGTTGTGCTGGATACATTACAGCAAATAGAAAGTCACCTGTTGATGCGCCATTATGATGGTTTAATGAAAACCGGACGGAT